AGCCATCAAGTGCGCTATTTTTAAGTCGTACAACGTGCAGTTGTTCTTTCCCAATAGCCTCAGGTGAAAGAAATCAGTGCTTTTTATATCCTACACAAGAAGGCGACAATCTCCGTTAAGAAGTTTGGTCCCCAGATTGTTTAAAGTCCGTATCAGAGCTTCACCTGCTTGTTGTTCGTCACAAGGTCACTAGCCGAACTACGCCATATTatttattagttttttttttaactgcaTGTCAACTCTACGTTTCCCCGTCAACTTCTAAAGGTGAATAATCTACCAGGCTTTCGTGTTTCCAATTTTGATTTCATCTGACAGATCTGCCTTTATTTTGCCTGAATTAAATTTCTTCAATGATTTTTTAGATGTACAAAATGAATAGATAGATAAGAGCAGAAAAATGGATGCCATCACCTTGCGACATAAAATGAACTTCACGCGCAATGCTTCACTGCTACCGAGAATGGTACACCACGGAAACTTTTCTTGGCAAAGGGTCcgaatttttaaactttttcttGCATCTTAAATAAGAGGTGAAGTCCTGACACCCCCttcctctagatccgcgcacGGTTGATCCGGCAATCGCTGACGCTTGTGCAACAGGATTCCTTAGATCCGCGCACGGTTTATCCGGAGGAGCTCAAAACTCTGACGCTAGTTACTAGTATCTATTACAGGTAAACACAGATTGCTAGGTAGGTACAAATCAGTTAGCTGGCCTGGGTGTAACATGAATAAATCAACATGCAATACTTGCGCACGTGTATttgaagtatatatatttacgtAAGTATGGACCCCCAAAACTCTGAAATTACATATATCTGgtacaaacaaaacaaagcaaaaaaaaaacaaccaaaaaaaaactcCTTACAGTGACATATAACGTCACTCGGCTTCCGAGTATCATGTGAAATAGAGCAGGAAATATTCTCATGGTTATGTAATACACAGGATTTTTCTTGTGACTAGTCACCAAAAaccaaagaaataaaattaaattaaataaaaacccaaaaaatccaacaaacaacaacaacaaccaaaaaaaaaaaaacaaacccaaaccaaaacaaaaagaaaaaaaaaccaaacaaaccaCAAAGCAAACAAATGGTGACTGATAATGAATTGTGCAAATCCGGGTTAACATGAAAAATTTCGTGGAAAGGTTAATATGGATTTTTTGTTTCCGAGTGGACAGCTAAACTTGGCCAAATTGTAGCATTCTCTGTTCAACGAGGCCTAATTCTAAGATAGATTTGTTTGTTGTAACACGTTGTACAATGTAGCAGTTAACTAGCGCATGCAGATATGTAATTCAGTtcagtttattccaattttgggcccagagggcataacagtaagacagtttataaagaaggaaattcaaaaaagaaagaaagtttacaacattaactacaggttacatagactgcaaactgcatgtggatgcagcatgttggggaaacaagtacatacatatatgaattgctaatcatgtgtatatacaagtaaatggacagtatcagtattataccaatatattaataataaactataatgatttttgcagctttaaagcatcacttctttttctgaaagtttgcactaaatattcactcaatttgacaattactggtttgtcttcattaatcatcaaccaagtaaatttgtccttatttgttagatagataaaaattttgttgagcttgtatataccattaaaaaacatatttctctcttcagcatagaatggacaatcagtaaggaaatgaaattcatcttcaacacaattaaggttacataattcacatattcttttgtttctttctaaagagatcttctggccagaattggtttttgtaaattcatatcttcctctttcaattcgaaggtcatgtgcactaattcgaaatctacatagagttcATCAATTTCAATATCTCAGTATCATTATAGGTACGTCCCTTTACAACTATTCACTCCTCTACACCGAGCCACCTCGGCCAGTGACCTTGACTGTGATCCCGGCCAGACATGCTTCAAAACAACGAACTATCCTTAACAACGTACTCGAATCGAACCCTTCTTCATGCAGcgaattacatgtacttgtatataatGGTGTGATAGgagagaaaaaaagatttacatgtataatgtgctAACTGCTGCTGTTTATCGTCATCCCCGTGATAATCGGTGAAGAATTGATCAGACTTCTGTTTATCGTGAGCAAAATGTACTTGGAAACCCGAAATATGGCATCAAGTAAATATCGCAGATTTCCGAGGACGACTGTTTTCCGGGAACTCAAGTAGAGTTTCACTAATGTGGGCTGTAAGGTTGTTGATCGTAACCTATAAATGTGTGTGTACAGCGTTTCCTGGAATATTATTCTTTTAAGAAAAGTTTCCCCTTAATGTGGTGTGAAAATTAATTAACAAGGAAATCTACAGATTATCAAGGTCGCCAGCATTCTACACATGCAAGATCGCAAAGGGTGTATCCCCTTTAAATATCGCGAATACTACAAGGAATGTCCTGTTCGATACGAAGcgaattttaaaattcttgcAATTGTCTGTTTTGCTGCACAGGTGATTTGTACGGGAGTGAATTAAATGCCTGGCATAGCTCGCATACTTTTAGCATTCCACAGCTAGGGCTGTTGGCGTGGAATAGTACGACGTGATTAAGCCTGCACTTCCATGAAAACTTACTGACTAAGCTGTACATTGCTGACAAACAGTATACATAGCACTTTATCTAAATATTCATAAGATACGTGTTTTCGTAGAAGTATCGGTACCGTTTTCCCaacaaaaacttgaatctactgATGGTAATAGGTACATATTACAATAGGAGCCAGACGTGCCAAGCTATGGTACGATTCCTGGCGGGGATACTTTGATATACTATACAGTGAATTGCAGTAATTTTTATTGTCAAGAAAGCGGATATGTCgataataaatatttagaaataactTAACCCCTAgaaatgtaaaatgtatttattcTATTCCAAAACGTAAGCCAGCTCTGGTCATACCTACTCTTAATGAACAATGTATCTATACTGGTCATATTCATATCTATCTAGGACTatatatttcctttttaaaaatcgtCGAAAAAAACCAGCACATTGacatcattttcattaaatgcATGTACCTATGTATCGTACACACATGTGTGCAATGAATTGTACATTAAAACGCTGGGCGGAAAGTACCATGCATCATGCAAGCGTGGGATTTCATGTGACCTTATCGAAATAAGATAAATTCAGATTAACATGttcatgcatttaatttttttgtgtgtgtagtcAGTTAACGAAAACAAGCCGCTACTCTTACTTCTCCCACACAAAGAAGCTCAGAAAAACAACGCCCATTTCTCAGGCAAAATCAATCTGTATAATCTAGATTTAAAAATAGCTCCTCTACAAAGACCAAGCTCGTCAGTACAATAGCCGcaagtcaaatatttttgtcGCAACATTAATGTAATTCTATTTATAAAATGGTACTAAGTTTAATGGATTTCACCTCTGCATTTGTAATAATGATTTACCCAACCCCGTCATGAGAGTTTGAGGACATGTACCTATACTACAGACGATGTTAGAAATAAATCTCTCATGTCGTCATCTATATTCAATACCTACAAGCATAAGATTTTTACGCATTTcctcagattagctagaatgtGAGAGGAATCTCCGATGTACTCTCTCCGTATCCGCGTGATATTTCCCTCACATGCTAGAATTTTATGATCTTTGGAATTCCCTTGCGTAACTTGCACAACATGAGGCATTCAATTTTAGCAAAGCGGGATTTTTTTTGAATgcctagattttttttatagttcaattgtaatattttcaaCTTAAAATAAGTTCAACCATAACCTCAAAATAAAattggcggatccaggaatccTTATATTTCTTGAAAATAAGATGCccaaaaataaatgaatgactGGAAATTGCAAAATTAATGGAATGCCCTTTGCAGTTATCATAACTAAGGCTGGGGGCGAAACCATTGAAAGCAAAAGGATTTCAGTCGCGAAaactaagatttaaggaaagcCCAggtcaaaggggaggtggccCCCACCCCCACTGACTTTGTTTCCATTTCATCCCCTTTCCCCACTAATTACGGTCCACGAAACCTGTTTAATTACTACAAATGGGCGAGAGTCATCCTAGTCATACTGATAAATGATCAATAACAGTTAAAATCCACTGTGCCACCACCAATTAACGTTTTGTTTTACAGTTTTAACAGAGACGCAccttgataaatgaaaattaacacGTCTTCCATAATCTAAAATCAATGAACAGATGAGATTGAACATCGACAGAGACTTTTCCAAAACCTTTTGTTTATCAGATACAATCCCAGAACAATACAACCTTATATAATCAGGTTTTACCCGTAAATATTGATTCCGTCCGGATGCAGATATAGAAAGATctgaattttgttttacaatgaaaaacaaatattgaatgagtatttttgcaaaattacatgtaatttcgAGATGTTGAGATGGGTGTAAACTCTCTTTTAAGATCCGGTGTCTCTTCTAGTCTTCAATAAACtcctgaaatgaaaaaaaagtaattGTTACATGTAGAAATATTCTTGAACGCTGTATCACGTGTCGGTGTCACACATGCTACTGTGCTGAGCGGATGCTTGTACATCACGTTCAGGTGTGTCTTTGCTGTGCCTTTTTCCACACATTGTTTTATAAACCTGCTTAAGTAACACCAGCTTTTTACACTTGTCTTTCTCagttataaaacatatttttacattttcaacaactTCCATGGAAATTCAATGACGCTCTTGTTAAATAGATAATAGACTATATTTTTAATACTGATTTATGAAAGAAAGGtgttttttaaagttgtttttctttctGCCTGGTCTTTGATATTTACACGAGGTTGACCATACTATATTTTTGACGAGTTCCTTTTCCACGAAAACAGTCTATTCAGCTATAAATGTTTTGATCCAAAATAGCACCAGAAATAATTTCGTCTACTATACAGCGTAGCGTCTAGGATTGGCACCAAACGTCAAACTTTGTGCTCTCGTGTCTGCAGTGAAACTTTGTACATGAATAATTAATACTAAGGCGacacaaatttgaaaaattaaaaccaaaaatacacgtgtatattcataaatacatttatgtaatatttcaacataatttacaaaatacatcGAATAATTTTTTACAattccaaatatcaaataaacgTTATTCTTATCAAAATCACACCTTGTGCTCTGCTCTCGACTCTTTTGTATTTAAGAAATACTGGTTCTCGGTTACGGTTTACAGACGCCAGCAGGTTTACGACAATGTTTCTTCAATTCAAAAGGCACAGATGACATTTTCAAAGGCGCAAAAGGATTATTTAATCATTGAAACATGAAAGCAatcaaaaggaaaaaaatatcataaaaatagtCAAAATATATTGGGTTTTCTTTGATCAGAATAAAATATGTGCATGTGGCTGTTTTGAGCGATCTTTTCCCCCCCGTTGTGTAGACCCTCACATGGCTACAAGTTTGCACCGGATAACTGGCCAAGCTGAAGACAAAACAGGGAAACTAGGCGGTTTTTTCATGTCAAAACCTACCAAAGAAACCTGCAAGGAAATCTTTGTTTAATGCTGACTCACAATAGTGTCTGGTGTAGAGTCACCGGTGCATGTCCTCATTAACGATATTAAAGCTGTGATGTATTGGGTTCCAAAGCACGACTCACGAGCTTTTTGATACACCGCTTTCTTCACTTACAATAACATCAAAGATCTGACAATGTTGAAGAGTTAATGAGAGTACAGCTTTTGATAAAGAAACGGATATTGTCAGGATTAAGGTGTGTGGTTATCCACTGACCCTGTAGGTATGATACACCACAGGAGATTTCTGGTTGTACTAACCTTACCCGTGTCTACAGATTTCACTCTCTATCTCTCAGGTTGTGGCCTTCATTGTTCGATGCTGAACTTATGTTAGCTTAAGACGGAAACGggacaaaacaaaaaatgtggTGACCATGCAAGAGAAAAATATCTATTTTAAATCAACCACTTGGGATGGGTGGGGTGGGGATTACATGAATGGATTCATAATGCTCCTCAGTGTGTCGTTAAGTCACAGTATATGCCACCCTCGGTTTCATTTAACCCCTCCTAGACAATACTTCGACCCCGACTTCCCGTGTTGTGTTTCCAAAACACAGAGTAGTCTTGTTGAATGAATAGTCGTAATGCTCGACATGCATATCACGAGATGCACAAGTGTATTGAAAATGACGAAAGATAGACGGTGAATTTAGAATAATTGAACACAATTTGTCATCAACATCGATTCttcatttcttttcttttacgtCAGGTGGCACTGTGAAGCTCACTTGTAAATGATGATGATTCAAAGTGCACTAAAAGCACTGACTCAGTAGTGGCCAGGCAGGGATGATTCATAAACAGCATTAGCTTGTGACTACCTACTGTACATAATATAGTGACGAGCCAAGATTATCAGCTCTTTGTGCCAATACACATTAAGTTTAAAGTCCTTGCAGCTTCACAAGGGGGGTCATAAATACTAGTTGGAACAGTAGGGGGTTATCAAACATCGAGGACTCTTCCCTGGCTGGTCACCTGTTTACCTGTAATACACCCTAAATGTGTTTGTAACttttaaataaacaaatgaTTCTCATTGtgctgattttttatttttagactgTGCACCGACCAGCTGGGAGATGATATATGTACTAATAATTGCCACGGTCCTGTTTTCTCTTTTACAATGAAATTACGCTTGTCATCTGTTCCTTTGCTTTTTCATAGTATTTGCATGTAGATCATAACGAAGTCCACCCAGACATTTAAATACAGGTAAACGCTGGCGTGTTGCAGTCTGCCTAAAAATACTCCAACAAGACACGTAATGCAGGGAAATACCCTTTGGATAGGTACGAACTTCGTATGAGTTGACTTCGGTCGAAACACGTTGGCACTACGTAGAATCAATATACGTGTATAGTACATCACGTTGACGAATCGAAGGTTGGGAGAATATGCATCTTGCGAATTCTCCGCGATCATACTACATATTTAGCACCCACATACCATGCCATTGCAATTAAAAATCAACACTAGTACTGTTTAAATCTCGTATCCTCTAATCAAATTATCTCCGGGACACATAGAATAAGGTAATTTTAGGATAATAATTTCGAACCGATGTGTTTCTAAGGACACCATCTGCCATATTGGGTTCTTTTCAGCCAATGAAATAACGCGAAAACATTTTAACTCCTCCTTCCTGTTTCCTGGTATTAAACCTTTGTGTATTCGCGTGTATGATTACACAAAAGAATATACCGAACAGTGAGGACGTTGCCTACACGATCTGTTTTCCCTCATATATCTAGAATTGATATAGGACTTATTTTACTATGACTTTTACTGAGAACTCCGAATCCACAATGCAAAGCGAGAAAAGGTAAGTTTGAATTGATTTTCGTTATTtcatctaatcaaaatttaattagattgatcatggtttaaatttatgaaatatttgtatagcATCTTTCTTAATCTGCACTGCAAGAAGTTATATTACGCAATTCTGGTAACTGCGTCTGCAATATGAACTTTCTTTACCCTTTGGTCAGTCCAACGATTTCATCATCTGTGCATGACTGGGTTGACCTATTTATTGTTTACTAGAAAGAATCACGAGTTGGTTCAAATACCAGAATAACAACAAGAAAAACTCCCCAGTCTTAGGTCACATTTTTAGTATTTTTCATCATCATGTTACACAAATGCAATCTGCGTACAAGTGCTCTTTGAACTAACTGCATGTCACCATTGTGTTTCTGGGAATTTGAAATAATATTCCGATCTTTTGTTTTGTAGGACCGCAAATACTGGACAGATGCTTAAAGACGTACTAGTGCAGGCCAAAGAAGAGGGCCGAGCGACATTTGGCATCTATGAATGTGCCCAGTTACTGAATACGTGAGTAGTGCATTAAAATTTGATGTCTGCAAAAATCATGTTCAAAGAACAAGTTTTAATTATCTCATATTGCTTGATGACTTTTATTTGAAACTGATTTTTATGTTATTGTTGCAGAAATTCTGATGATGTAACACTCTGCATCCTTCCCCCGGGAGATGTCAATGACGTCACGGTGCATATTCATCACACCTTAATGGAGGCTTTCTGTTTGGAAAACGATATAAAGCTAATAAAGGTAAGAAACAATTTCTTACTCAAgcatttttctcattttctgCAACATCTAATTTAACAGCTCAAAATACACGGTACTTATAGTTTATCTAGAGTCGTCAATTTCTAGGAAATTGACTTCAACTAGGGCAACAAAGTGGGTTATCCAAATTGTACTTTACTTCCTTTTCATTGATGAATGTACGTCATGTCCTACTTGTGGAAACCTAACAGCTTCCTAAAATCGTGACCTTCGTCTTTACAGGTTGACAGTTTAGAGAAATTAGAAGCGGTCTTTTCCGGGACTTCCAACACCGATATGCTTGACTGCAGTTGTGTTTTGGTCACTGCTCCTGAAAAAACTGACCACACCTACAATGACCTTATGGATGTGACTGATGGACCAGTTATTGAAATGCCCGTATGATCACAGGGACCAAATGATCCTCTGCTTTCACCAGGTAGCATATTGTAATTCATATCTACTTTGATTAAACACAAATGATATTATTGCTGTAACGAAATCACACTAAACAAAACTACTATAATCGAAAGACAAAAACGTAGTTGTAACAAGAACCCGTTATTTTCCAGGAAAAGCCCACTTTCTGGTCTACATAAAAATGTGCAGCTTTCTCCATGGAAGGAAACAATCCGTCCAGGAAGTGATCGACAGCATGCGTGAGTGGCGAAAATCAGGAAGTGATCGACAGCATGCGTGAGTGGCGAAAATCACAGCGCAGGAAACAAAAACCCGGGATGTCCCAAGTTTACTCCAACTCCGCATGATGTTCAAACTCCCACATAACGTGCCTGTCTGACTCAAAAAGGCGTTGTTTTGCTAAAacgtatatatgtttatttgaaataaataattatacataGTAAACGAATATGTTGTTGTTTATGCAAggttatgaaaaacaaaacagtaTGACCTGGTAAATTGCAAATGGAAAAATAGATGAACATAGACACACAAGTACACAGCAGTGAAAACATTACACAAAGCAATATGTGTGTTCAGGCTAGCACCTTCAAAAATGTTATGAGGCTACCTAATGCAAAGTAGGAACCCAAAATGCAATTCGATCAAACATGAAAGCAGATCTAGAGTTCCCCGTACGCCCACACACGGAACTAATATTCTTGGCTTGCCTTATATGGACTTAATTTTCTCCAAGTTGACACTAATTTGGAACCAGTGAAGTGTCGTGCGTTGTTATCCCACGTTTATTGTTAAAGAACAACGTTCAAAAGGGTTAAAGAAAATGTATCTTTTGTTTTATAGAAGAGTCCTATAATGCTTACCCATTTCCTGTATTCTTTATTATGAATATTACACCAGACAGAACGGCAGTAATCCGGGCTCCCTAAATCTCAAGTAAGGTGTTCTACCAACTGACCTATTTAGCGTTGGCGAACCATGtttatttgaaatgtttatcaaaatttttactACAATATTGGGTAAATTTAGAATGTCTGCACATGAGCTGTTGATAGAAAAGGGTCGATACTCAAACATAGCAAGGTCTcaaagaaaatgtcagaaatgtgaCTTTAACGAAATTGAAGACGAATACCATTTTGTTCTGTCATGTCTCTATTATTCCGATTTACGAAAAAAATACATCAAACGATATTATTTTACTCAACCATCCATGTTCAAACTTGTGCAACTTTTTTCAATGAGAAACATAAAAGCATTATGTGATTTAGCAAGGTTTTTGATAAAGGCACTGAGCCTAAGAAACTTATAAGATATTGTTTGTCCATCCTCCATATTTGGTCACATTATTCTTTTCACATGGTTATACTCACTAGTATATTGTTACTTGATTATTATATACCTGTATCATACCAATGAGAGGTTTCTCAAAGTTTCAATAAGCTAAACTAAACTAAAATATTATACCCCATATTTTTCCATAAAGGATGCATAACAAATGGTAGATTTTTTATTCAATGCAAAGGATATATTGAACAATAAAACTCATGAAATATCTAAAGTTGATAATGAATtacaatgatgaaatacaatAGCTCGGTACCACTTAGTCAGGGCCTCGACGTATATCCGTATCTCAGATACAACCTGTTGTTAATTTTTCTAATAAAtgcaaaatttacatgaaattacTATCAAATGATTGCCAATTTCGCTTACAGTGATGATGAATGAATGTGTTCGCATTGTCCATCATAGTAcagcatttttatttttctcgTTGTTGTTGTGGCAAAGATCGATTTTATTTTAGCAATACGCGCAATATATGAGGGTCAACGTTCGCGTGGCTCTGAACCCGCCTGGAAAACTCTGTAGGTCACTGTGTTAATGATGTACAACAGCCAGCGATTGATTGGGACGAACGAACTCGGATTGCTTTTATTATTTGGTTAGAGTgacaaataaattaaatagcATGAAAAACACTTCATTGACTGGGGTGAATGGTCGAAAAATCATGTGTCTTCAAGTATACTAGCTATAACAATAAGACCTAGCAAACCTTAGACTGAAA
This genomic window from Ostrea edulis chromosome 4, xbOstEdul1.1, whole genome shotgun sequence contains:
- the LOC125671724 gene encoding growth arrest and DNA damage-inducible protein GADD45 gamma-like, with translation MTFTENSESTMQSEKRTANTGQMLKDVLVQAKEEGRATFGIYECAQLLNTNSDDVTLCILPPGDVNDVTVHIHHTLMEAFCLENDIKLIKVDSLEKLEAVFSGTSNTDMLDCSCVLVTAPEKTDHTYNDLMDVTDGPVIEMPV